The following proteins are co-located in the Rippkaea orientalis PCC 8801 genome:
- a CDS encoding Mo-dependent nitrogenase C-terminal domain-containing protein: protein MAKIAQSPYTDEQISAWLRGLLTLAWADGHYDPEEQESIAKLTQDFAAETPDDKPFEAIAPEALAKGLGKDPKTAENFLRTAVVVAIADGIYSQSEADLLHQFSEALDVKVEALQYLEHTLCAPVKDHPDATTEGGSAPLVSPPQPHPDLLHPLKDWLDGMDIHDPRVAKFICKMVPSQCPFERDITLFGHKVVHIPPLCKLNPLYEQLVGLRFRSLCYLSDECHEDISEYI from the coding sequence ATGGCTAAAATTGCTCAATCTCCCTATACTGATGAACAAATTTCCGCTTGGTTGCGGGGTTTATTAACTCTCGCTTGGGCTGATGGGCATTATGACCCCGAAGAACAAGAATCGATCGCCAAATTAACCCAAGACTTTGCCGCAGAAACCCCTGACGACAAACCCTTTGAGGCGATCGCCCCCGAAGCCTTAGCTAAAGGATTAGGAAAAGACCCCAAAACCGCCGAAAATTTCCTGAGAACAGCCGTTGTCGTGGCGATCGCTGATGGGATTTATTCTCAATCAGAAGCCGACTTACTCCATCAATTTAGCGAAGCCCTAGATGTTAAGGTAGAAGCCTTACAATATTTAGAACATACTCTCTGTGCACCCGTCAAAGACCATCCTGATGCGACAACAGAAGGCGGATCAGCCCCTTTAGTCAGTCCTCCCCAGCCCCACCCCGATCTTTTGCATCCCCTCAAAGACTGGTTAGATGGCATGGATATCCACGATCCTCGCGTGGCTAAGTTTATTTGTAAAATGGTTCCCTCTCAATGTCCCTTTGAACGAGATATTACCCTATTTGGACACAAAGTTGTCCATATTCCGCCGTTATGTAAGCTTAACCCCCTCTACGAACAATTGGTGGGTTTGCGCTTTCGTTCCCTCTGTTATCTCTCTGATGAGTGTCATGAGGACATCTCAGAGTACATTTAG
- a CDS encoding L,D-transpeptidase — protein MKVNQSLLSLGLAFCAGIVPSSLTHRQAIAQEVSQPVITETPATTTPALPSEVPPAKTPAPAPAKVKATRLVLNLKQRKVYAYQNDKVLASYPVAIGKKGWETPKGNFTVTSLIVNPKWKNPWTGKVSAPGPNSPLGERWIGFATKGKDVIGFHGTPGEHVMGQAVSHGCVRMRNKDIKALFELVDKGTPVIVQ, from the coding sequence ATGAAGGTTAATCAATCATTATTATCCCTAGGACTCGCTTTTTGTGCCGGTATTGTCCCTAGTTCCTTAACACACAGACAAGCGATCGCCCAAGAAGTCTCTCAACCCGTTATAACAGAAACTCCCGCAACGACCACTCCTGCACTTCCCAGCGAAGTCCCACCCGCTAAAACTCCCGCCCCTGCCCCCGCCAAAGTCAAAGCGACCCGCCTCGTGCTAAACTTAAAACAGCGTAAAGTCTATGCCTATCAAAACGATAAAGTTTTAGCCAGTTATCCCGTAGCGATCGGTAAAAAAGGCTGGGAAACCCCAAAAGGAAACTTTACTGTAACCAGTTTGATCGTTAATCCCAAATGGAAAAACCCTTGGACGGGTAAAGTCAGTGCCCCTGGACCGAACAGTCCTCTAGGAGAACGCTGGATCGGTTTTGCCACCAAAGGTAAAGACGTGATTGGTTTCCATGGAACCCCTGGAGAGCACGTTATGGGACAAGCCGTTTCTCACGGTTGTGTTCGGATGCGCAATAAAGACATTAAAGCCCTATTTGAATTAGTTGACAAAGGAACCCCCGTAATTGTGCAGTAA
- a CDS encoding ABC transporter ATP-binding protein, with protein sequence MQILDKKLEKPTTSLPTEAFLEFDSVSKVYPTKDKGTYTVLEDVNLTVQKSEFVSIIGHSGCGKSTLLSMVSGLNKPTSGEIRLKNQRITQPGPDRMVIFQNYSLLPWKTAYENVYLAVNQVFKHKSNQDKKQIVLEYLELVGLAEAIHKKPAQLSGGMKQRVAIARALATSPEVLIMDEPFGALDPITREEMQEELLKIWRNHRATVLMITHDIDEALFLSDKLVMMTNGPSANIGEVIDLPFSRPRHRMALMENPQYYELRNYVLDFLYRRFAHDDAM encoded by the coding sequence ATGCAAATTCTCGATAAAAAATTGGAAAAACCCACAACTTCCTTACCCACAGAAGCCTTTTTAGAGTTCGACAGTGTTTCTAAAGTTTATCCTACCAAGGATAAAGGAACCTATACGGTTTTAGAAGATGTCAATCTCACCGTTCAAAAAAGCGAATTTGTCTCGATTATTGGCCATTCAGGTTGTGGAAAATCAACGCTTTTAAGTATGGTTTCAGGACTAAATAAACCAACTAGCGGAGAAATTCGACTGAAAAATCAGCGCATTACTCAACCTGGACCGGATCGAATGGTCATCTTTCAAAACTATTCCCTTTTGCCTTGGAAAACAGCCTATGAAAATGTTTATTTAGCTGTTAATCAAGTGTTTAAACATAAATCCAATCAAGACAAAAAGCAAATTGTTTTAGAGTATTTAGAGTTGGTAGGATTAGCAGAAGCAATTCATAAAAAACCCGCCCAACTGTCAGGAGGAATGAAACAACGAGTTGCGATCGCCCGCGCTTTAGCTACCTCCCCAGAAGTCTTAATTATGGACGAACCTTTTGGGGCACTCGATCCTATTACCCGCGAAGAAATGCAAGAAGAATTATTAAAAATTTGGCGTAATCATCGTGCTACGGTATTAATGATTACCCATGATATTGATGAGGCTTTATTCTTATCAGATAAGTTAGTCATGATGACCAACGGTCCGTCGGCTAATATTGGCGAAGTGATTGATCTTCCCTTTTCTCGTCCCCGTCATCGCATGGCTTTAATGGAAAATCCTCAATACTACGAATTGCGTAATTATGTGCTTGATTTTCTCTATCGTCGTTTTGCTCATGATGATGCGATGTAA